TGACGATGATCGGGAGGCTGGCGATGAGATTGCTGATCTTTGGCGCCTCGGGCGCGACGGGCCGCGTCCTCGTCTCGGCGGCGCTGGCGGAAGGTCATCTGGTGAGCGCCTTCGTCCGCGCGCCCGGCAAGCTCGCCGTCAGCCACGAGCATCTGAGCGTTATCGTCGGAGACGTCGCCGACCGCAAAGCGGTGGAGGGCGCGATTGCCGGTCACGATGCGGTGCTGAGCTGCCTCGGCGTCGGCGTACCGCTGAGGCACGATGGCGCGGTGATTGCCGGCATCGGCTTCATCGTCGAGGCGATGCAGCGGAGCGGGCCGGGCCGGCTCGTCTACCTGTCCTTCCTTGGCGTCCGCGACGGCCGCCGGCAACTGGGCCCGCTGCTCGGCGGCATCGTCGCGCCGCTCGTGCTGCGCCATGAGGTGGCGGATCACGAAGCGAAGGAAAGGCTCATCGCGCAGTCCGGCCTCGACTGGACGATCGTGCGGCCGCCAAGGCTCGGCAACGGCCCGGCAACCGGCGCGTTCCGCCACGGCAACGGCATTCGGGCCAATTCGCTGCTGCCGACACTGGCGCGCGCAGACGTCGCGGCCTTCATGCTTGCCCAGGTCGGCGACACCACATATTCGCGTAAGGCGGTTGCCCTGCTGCCTTGATGTTCACGACACCGGCGCGGCGCCGCCCTCTTCGGTGCGCCGCGCGATGAACTCGTCGAGCACACCGGCGGTGGCGGCGGCGGATTGCGGCGGCTGAAAGTCGGAAAGAATCCGCTTCCAGATGCCGGTGGCGCGCTCGGTCGCGGTCTTGCCGCCTGACTGCGTCCAGTTGCCGAAATTCGACCAGTCGGCGACCAGCGGCTCGTAGAAGGCGGTGCGGTAGCGCGTCATGGTGTGAGCCGCCGAGAAGAAATGACCGCCGGGCTGCACCTCGGCGATGGCGTCGAAGCCGATGGCGTCGGCGTCGCCCGGCGTCTTCGCGCAAAGCTCAGCGATCGTCTGCAAGGCCTCGATGTCGGTGATCAGCTTTTCAAAGGAGACGCTCAGGCCGCCCTCCAGCCAGCCGGCGGCATGGATGCAGACGGTGGCGCCGGCAAGCACCGAGCCCCACAGCGCGAACTGTGTTTCATGCGCCGCCTGCGCGTCGGAGATGTTGGCGGCGCTGCCGCCGCCCGAGCGCCAGGGCAGGCCGGTGAAGCGCGCCAACTGGCCGGCGCCCAAGGTCGCCTTGATGTGCTCCGGCGTACCGAAGGCCGGCGCGCCCGACTTCATGTCGACGTTGGAGGAAAAGGAGCCATAGACCACCGGCGCGCCGGGACGCACGATCTGCGCCAGCGTCAATCCGGCCAGCGCCTCCGCGTGCTGCAGCGTCAGCGCGCCGGCGACCGTGATCGGCGCCATGGCGCCGGCCAGGCAGAAGGGCGTGATGATCGAAACCTGGCCGGCCTTGGCGAAGTCGATGATGCCCTGCGCCATCGGGATGTCGAGCTGGCGCGGCGAGTTGGTGTTGATGACCGTGTAGCAATAGGCGCCGCTGCGGAACTCGTCCTCCGAGAGACCGCGCGCCAGACGGACCATCTCGAAGCTGTCCTCGACCTGCGGCGTGCCGCGCGCGAAGACGAAGGGGAGCTTGTCTGACAAAGTGAGCTGCGCCCGGCCGGTTGCATAGTGGCGAAAGCGCGTGTCGACGTCCTGCGGCTCGATGCAGGGACCGAGCATATGCAGCACGTCGAAATGCTGCAGCAGCTTCATGAATTCCTCGAAGGCGGCCAGCGTGCCCGGCCGGCGGCCGCGTTCGAGATCGGTGACGTTGGGCGCACCGGACCCGGCGAGGAACGCCATCGTGCCGAGCTCCAGCGCAAGATCGCGGGAGCGGTCGCCGCCATAGGCAGGGATCGAGCGCGGCGCGGAAGCCAGGGCCGCATCGACCATGTCGCGGCCAATCCTCACCATCTGGCTGTCCTCGTCGACCAGGGCGCCAGCCTTGGCAAGAATGCCGCGCGCCTCCGGCAGCAGCACCTTGATGCCGAGCTCCTCCAGTACTCTCAGCGCCGTATCGTGGATCGCGGCGACCTGATCGTCGGAAAAGACGGGCTGCGGCAGGAACGGGTTCTTCAGCGAACGGTAGTTCGGGCGACGGCCGGATTCGCTGCCCGCCTCGCCATTGCGTCCGCGCCGGCGTTCTCGCCTCAGGTCGCGTGCGGCCTCGTCAATCATGCCCAATCCTCCTATTGCCGCATTGCCTCGCCCTTGGGGTCATAGGGCGAGGCCGCGATGACGCGCGCCGGCCGTTCGACGCCGACAATGTGTACGGAAAGCTCGGTTCCCTCCCCGGCGAATTCGTCATCCACCAACGCCAGGGCGACGCTCTTGCCGACGGTATAGCCATAGCCGCCGGAAGTGACGAAGCCGACGCGCCGACCCTTGCGCCAGACCGGCTCGAAGCCGCTGGCGTCGGCATCGACGGCGTCGACCTCAACTGTCACGATCCGTTGCGAAACTCCGGCCTTGCGCTCTTTCAACGCCGCTTCACGGCCGATGAAGTCGCCCTTGTCGAAGGCGATGAAGCGGTCGAGGCCTGTCTGTCCTGGCGTGTAGCCTTGCGTGAACTCGCGCGACCAGATGCCGAAGCTCTTTTCCAGGCGAAGCGCGTTGAGCGCGTAATAGCCGATCTCGGCGAGACCGAGATCCTCGCCGGCGGCAAGCAGCGTCTCGCGAAGGGTCGCATGCAGGGCGGCCGGGCAGTTGATCTCGAAGCCGAGCTCGCCGGCGATCGACAGCCGCGCGATCCGGGCGCGCACCATGCCGATGTCGAACGCGCCGCAGGCCATGAACGGCAAGGTCTTGGCGGATACGTCCTGATGCGTGGTGCGTTCGACGATCCTGCGTGCGTTGGGTCCGGTGACTAGAAAGCCGGACACCGTGTCCGAGATGTCGGTGACGGAAACGCCGTCCGCCATATGCGCCTCGAACCAGCGCATGTGGAATTCGCGCAGGTAGTAGGACCCCATGATCCAGTATTCTTCCCCGCCCCAGTTGAGAACGGTGAGATCGCCCTTCAGCCTGCCGTCAGACCCAAGCATCGGCGCCAGCTTCGCGCGGCCGGGCTTCGGCAGCTTGCAGGCGAACAGCCGGTCTAGCCAGGCCTCGGCGCCCGGTCCCGACACGGCGTAACGCGAGAAGGCCGTGGTATCGACGAGGCCGGCGGCGCGGCGCACCTGCAGGACCTCGTCGCCGACGATGTCGAAGGCGTTCGAGCGCTTCAGCGTCGTCTCCTCGCGAAAACCCATCGGCGCGAAATACGCCGGGATTTCCAGCCCCCAGGATGCCGTCCACTCGCAGCCGGCGGCGCTCATGCCGTCATAGGCGCCGGGGCGCTTCAGCGGCCGGCCCGCCGGTAGGCGCTCGTTGGGGAAGGTCATGACGAAGCGGCGGGCGTAGAACTGGCGCGTGGTCTGCCTGAGATACTCGCGGTTGGCGGCGAACGCGCCGTAGCGGGCGATGTCCATGCCGAAGATGTCGGCCTGCGGCTCGCCATGGATCATCCATTCGGCCAGCGACTTGCCGACGCCGCCGCCCTGGCTGAAGCCGGCCATGACGCCACAGGCGACCCAGTAGTTGCGTAAGCCCCTGACCGGACCGACCAGCGGGTTGCCGTCCGGCGTGAAGGTGAAGGCACCGTTCACCCATTTGCGGATGCCGGCCTTGGCCAGGCAGGGGAAACGCTGATAGGCCTTGGAAAGCTCCGGGCTGATGCGATCGATGTCCTCGGGGATCAGCTCGATGCCGTAGTCCCAGGGCGCGCCGTCCATGTTCCAGTGTTTCGGGTTCTGCTCGTAGACGCCGAGCAGCACGCCCTTCCGCTCCTGCCGCAGATAGGAGAAGCCGTCGAGGTCGACGGCGAGGCCGAGCTCCTTGTCGAGGGCCGCGACCTCGGGAATGTCCTCGGTGACGAAATAATGGTGCTCCATCGGCGTCACCGGCAGGTCGACGCCAGCCATCAGCCCGACTTGCTTGGCCCAGAGCCCACCGGCATTGACGACATGCTCGGCGACGATCGTGCCCTTTTCGGTGACGACATCCCAGCCGCCGCCGGCACGCTGCTTCAGCTCGACGACGCGGTTGCGCAGAATCACGTCGGCGCCACGCTTCTTCGCGGCGCCGGCATAGGCGTGCGTCGTGCCATAGGGGTCGAGATGGCCTTCGTTGGAATCGTAGAGGCCGCCCAGCACGTCGCTGACATCGACGATCGGGCAGATCTCCTTGATCTCATCGGGCGTCACCAAGCGGGCCGTCTCGATACCGACCGACTGGAACACCGCCCAGGCCGATTTCAGCCATTCCCAGCGCTGCGGGTCGCTCGCCATGTTGACGCCGCCGGTCATGTGCAGGCCGGCATTCTGGCCGGACTCGGCCTCGATCTCGCGATAGAGCTTGATCGTGTAGTCCTGCAGCGCCGCGACGTTGGGATCGGCATTGAGCGCGTGGAAGCCGGCGGCCGCATGCCAGGTCGAACCGGCCGTCAGCTCGGCGCGCTCGATGAGCGCCACGTCGTTCCAGCCGAACCTCGTCAGGTGGTAGAGCACCGAGGCGCCGACCACGCCTCCTCCGATGACGACCGCGCGATAATGCGACTTCACGAGCTCTCTCCCTCTCGTTGAAGGCTCTAAGATATACAGACTGGACATACATGTCTAGACACTTCTGTCCAGAGCTTGCGCGCGGCTTCGCGCCATGCCTATTGTGCGGCCATGATCATCGCCGCTCCCCAGGCCGAACCGACGCCCGGAAACATCAAGGTCACGCGCTGGGACTGGATCAATCTCGCGTTGCAGACGCTGATCTCGGACGGCATCGAGAGCGTGCGCGTGCTTACGCTCGGTCAGAAGCTCGGCGTGTCGCGCTCGAGCTTCTACTGGTATTTCGAAAGCAGGCAGGACCTGCTCGACCAGTTGCTCAAGCACTGGCACGACACCAACACCACGGCGATCGTCGAGCGCGCCCGGCGCCCTGCCGAAACCATCATCATGGGCGTGATGAACGTGTTCGAATGCTGGGCCGACGAGCGCTTGTTCGACCCGAGGCTCGACTTCGCCGTGCGCGAATGGGCAAGACGCTCGGACGATGTGCGGCGCATGATCGACCAGGCGGACGACGAGCGCCTCAGCGCCATCCGCGACATGTACCGCCGGCACGGCTACGACGACGAGGACGCCTTCATCCGCGCCCGCGTCCTCTATTACATGCAGATCGGCTACTACGTGCTCGACCTCAAGGAGCCGGTCGAGGCCCGCGTCAGCCATCTCGCCGCCTATCTGCGCTCCTTCACCGGCCAGGAGCCGACCGAGGCCGATGTGGCGCATTTCATGCGCTTCATCGCAGCGCGGTGATATCGCCGCGAAGTATCAACCTTGGCGTTCAACAAAGCCTGGGTGTGGCTTCGCTGCCCTTGTGAGCGGTGATAAAATGGTTGATTAGTCGTGCAGGGGTGGCGCCCGAAACCGTTCACGCGGTTTCGGTCGAAAGCGCGTTGGGGCGGAAGTCTGGAATGGCAAGTCCTTCGAAACCACGCAAGAGAAGAGGCCGGATCGCCTCAGCGGCTCTTGCGGTCGACGCATGGCTCGATTCCTCGCTTTATGAAATCGGCTTCAAGGCGCGCGAATTCTGGGAAGCAGCCACCATCTTTTCCCGCCGCTTTCGCCTGCATGGCTGGCGGCGCGCCATCATCGAGGTGCTGAGCGAGGGCTTCACCATGGGCGCCGGCGGCTTCGTGGTGCTGTTGGCGCTGGCCATGCCCGCCTTCGAGATCACCGCCGGCGACTGGCGCAACCAGGGCGATTTCGCCGTCACCTTCCTCGACCGCTACGGCAATGAGATCGGCCAGCGCGGCATCATCCAGCGCGATTCAGTGCCGGTCGACGAGATGCCGGACATCGTCATCAAGGCGGTGCTGGCGACAGAGGACCGGCGGTTCTTCGATCATTACGGCATCGACGTCCTCGGCCTGTCGCGCGCCATCTTCGAGAATGTGCGCGCCAATTCGGTGGTCCAGGGCGGCTCCAGCATCACGCAGCAGCTCGCCAAGAACCTGTTCCTTTCCAACGAGCGCACCTTGGAGCGCAAGATCAAGGAAGCGTTTCTCTCGCTGTGGCTGGAGGCGAACCTCTCCAAGAAGGAGATCCTGCAGCTCTATCTCGACCGCGCCTATATGGGCGGCGGCACGTTCGGCATCGAGGCGGCGGCGGATTTCTATTTCGGCAAAAGCGTCAAGGACCTGAACCTCGCCGAGGCGGCGATGCTGGCCGGCCTGTTCAAGGCGCCGACCAAATACGCCCCGCACATCAACCTGCCGGCGGCACGCGCGCGCGCCAATGTGGTGCTTTCCAATCTGGTCGACGCCGGCTTCATGACCGAGGGCCAGGTGCTGCAGGCGCGGCTCCATCCGGCCGACGTCGTCGACCGCGGCGAGAAGCAGAGCCCCGACTATTTCCTCGACTGGGCCTTCGACGAGGTGAAGAAAATCGCCAAGCCCGGCCAGCATTCGCTGGTCGCGCATACGACCTTCGACGCCAACATCCAGAAGGCGGCGGAAGAATCGGTCGAGTTCCACCTCCGCCAGTTCGGCAAGGAATACAACGTCACCGAGGGCGCGGTGGTGGTGATCGAGACCAATGGCGCGGTGCGCGCCATCGTCGGGGGCCGCGACTATGGCGCCAGCCAGTTCAACCGTGCGACCAAGGCGCTGCGCCAGACCGGCTCGTCCTTCAAGCCCTATGTCTACGCCACCGCGATGGAGCATGGCTTTACGCCGGATTCCGTGGTTTCCGGCGGTCCGATCTCCTGGGGCAACTGGTCGCCGCATAACTATAGCGGCGGATCGGCCGGCAATGTCACGCTGCTGACCGCGATCGCCAAGTCGATCAACACGGTGCCGGTGCGGCTCGCCAAGGATCATCTCGGCATCGCCCCGATCAAGGCGATGGCCGAATCGATGGGTGTCGAATCGCCGCTGGAATCGCACAAGACCATGGTGCTCGGCACGTCCCTCATGACGGTGATGGACCAGGCGACGGGCTACAGCGTCTTTGCCCAGAACGGCTTTGTCGGCTCCAGGCACGGCATCACCCAGCTCGTCACCCGCACCGGCGACGTGGTCTATGACTGGACCAAGGACGCGCCGCCCCCGCACCGGGTGCTGTCGGAACAGGCGCTGAAATACATGAATACCATGCTGGCTGCGGTGCCGGTGATCGGCACGGCACGACGCGCCCAGCTTCCCAACATCGTCGTCGCCGGCAAGACCGGCACCACACAATCGTACCGCGACGCCTGGTTCGTCGGCTTCACCGGCAACTACACGGCCGCCGTCTGGCTCGGCAATGACGACTTCACGCCGACCAACAAGATGACCGGCGGTTCCCTGCCGGCGATGGTATGGCAGCGGCTGATGGTCTATGCGCACCAGAATATCGACCTGAAGCCGATCCCGGGCCTCGATCATCCTTTCGTCGACCCGGAGGTCGCGGCCAAGGCCGAGGAAGCGGCGAAGAAGGAGGCCGCGGATGCCGAGGCGCAGGCCGAGGCCGAGCGCCCGCCGGTGCTATCCAGCCGCACCACGCAGACGCTGAGGGACATGACCAAGGTGTTCCAGTCCGCACCCGTGCTCGACGCACCCACCCTGCCGGAGACCCTGTCGGCGCTTTAGGTTTTGATCTTGCTCAGGCCTTTGTCCCGAAACCGGCTCCCACTTTCGGGAGACATGCTTTTTATCCTGCGCATGTCTTTGTCCCGAAACCGGCTCCCACTTTCGGGAGACATGCTTTTTATCCTGCGCATGTCTTTGTCCCGAAACCGGCTCCCACTTTCGGGAGACATGCTTTAGCGGAGACTTGGCAATCTGAGACGGGCCCAATCGCCGGCTGGGATCTCAGCGCCGACGCGGAAGTTGAACGACAGGACCCTCGTCGCATCGGTGTCGACTTCGCACCGGAAGCTTAGGCGGTACCATGTGGTTGTGGTGCTGAAGGCGGTCTCCGCAGGGCTAAGAACATTGCCCGCCTTCAGCGGAATAGATGGCAGCCATTTGGGAGAATAAGAGGCGTCCTGCAATTCCTGATTCAAGACGCTGCCGCAAAGGTTGGCGACCCGCTGATCGCGAGGCACGCCGGTCATGGAACTTGTGGCCAGTGCATCGCCGGTGGCGCCCTGCGAGTAGAGCTTTCGGACACCAGGAAGACCCGAATAGGTAGGCGATCCAGCAACGGCGGCTTTTGTGGAACCTGGCGTCCCGGTGCTCCTGCTTCGGGACTTCGAGCCCTTGGCAGGCTTGAACTTCAGCGCATTTGCGGGTTTGGGCTTTGGCTTTTCGGCGGTTTGCGCTCCTGCCTCTTGCCCGTCTGCCTGTTGTCTGTCCGCGTTCTGGGCTGCCTGCTTTTCCTCGCTCTGCGTGGGGTTGGCGTCCGTCTCGGCGGTCGCCGGCTTGTCGTCAGCCTTGCTTGGATCTGCCTGCTGATCGGCGCCGGCCGGCACGGCAGATTGGTTCTCAACCGGCTTCGGCAAGGCTGGCGGCTTCGAATCGCTATCCTTGGCCGGCGAAGGCGTGTTGTCTCGATCGCCGCCTCCATCCAGGGATTTCCTCGGGCCAGCATCCTTGTCGCCGTACTGAAAAACGGGCTTCAGCACCGCGATTGCCGGCGGCTTCGGCGGCTGCTTTTCCGGCAAAGGCGGCTTTTCAACTTTCTGCTCGGGCGGTTTTTCAGCCTTCGGTTCCGGCGGCTTTTCGGCCTTGGGCTCCTTTGGCTGCGGCGCGGGCGGAGGCTTCGGTTTCGGCTGCTCGGGCGGAGGCACAAGCGCGACATTGACCGGCTGCTCCCGATCCGGCTGTTGAGCAGGCCTCGGCAGGCTGTAGACCAGAAATACCGCTATGAGCGCATGCAGGATCAGCGATGCGGGCAAGGCGCACGCCAAATTCCAACGCCGTTCTTCCGTCTCGCCCTTCATCCCGATCGATGTGGAACGAAAAGGCGGCGGCTTCAAGCACAGACACCGATTGAACGGCCACCCGCAGCGACGCAGGAGGAAGCCGCCGCTGCGTGCCGGTTTCACCCGAATATCGCCACGCCTTGGAGCAAGCCGGCTTGCCACGGGGGCCCGCGCCGCGATATCCCGAGCAACCTCCTCTGTTCCGGCCCTTCATGCTCAGAAACGCATTCCTCACGCTGCTTTCGCTTGCCATAGCCATCGGCCTTGGCGGCGGCAGCGTCTGGTACGCACTAAACGCGCAGGACGGCGTCGGCGCGATCCGCATCGGCCGATGGACCGCCTTTCCCGACATCGGCACCCAGGCCGCCGATCCCTATTCGAAGGCGCGCATAGCGCGTGAGGGTGTGCTGGCGCTCGGTCGGGCCGAGGGACTCTCCTTCGTCGCCGAGCGCGACGAGACCGGTGAGCCGTTGAAACGCGAATGCGCCTATACGATTGAAGGCGGCTACCCGACGGCCCGGTTCTGGACGCTCTATGCCGCCGACCAGTCGCTCGGCGTCATCGACACCGGCAAAGCGAGGCGGGCCGCGCTGCAATCCTATGAGGTGCTGCGCCAACCGGATAATTCGGTCGTCATCGCCGTCGGCAACCGCCCCGCCCCCGGCAATTGGCTGCTCACCAACGGCTTCGGCAAGATGTATTTCGTGCTGACCTTCTACGATACGCCGATCGCGAGCAGCACCGGGCTTTCCGACGTGACGCTGCCGCGCATCCTGAAGGCGGGCTGCAATGCGTAGCCTGCTGCACGCGCTCATCCTCGGCCTGCTGGGCGCCGGCATCGTGCATATCGTGGTGCTGTTCCTGGTGCCGGAATTTTCCGAGCGCGATGCCTGGTCGCGGCTGGCGATGGCCTCCGACCTCTACAAGATGACGCGCCTGGACGCCGAGGCCGGCGGCGCGCCTGTGGTGAAGTCGGTCGACCCCATGTTCTACGCGGCAGCCTGCCGCTTCGACCTCGCCGACGGGCTGGTGCGGATCCGGGCGCCGGGCGACGTTCCGTTCTGGTCGGCCTCGGTCTATGACCGCAGCGGCCACAACATCTATTCCTTCAACGACCACAACGCGAACGGCGAGAAGCTCGATGCCGTTGTGCTGACGCCGGCGCAGATGATCGACGTGCGGCGCGATCTTCCGGAGGAATTGCAGGGCGCGATCTTCGTCGAGGCGCCTATCGAGGACGGCATCTTCGTCGTCCGCGCCTTCGTGCCGGACGACAGCTGGAAGCCGATCGTTTCACGCTTCCTCGAGCAGAGCGCTTGCGAGCTGCAGGACTATTGAGCGGAAAACGGATCAGTGGCGCGGAACGGTGGGTCGCGGCGAGCCTGGCTTGTCGGGACCGTCCGGGCGCGCCGCGCCGACCTGCGGCTGTGGCTCGTAGCGGACGCCGGGGAAGATGATGACCGCCGCCGCTGTATCGGTGGCGTGAGCTACTCGATTGACCGGTGCCGTTCTCGGCACAAAAGACAGGACCATGCCCATGGTTCGCGCATTCCTCTCGGTTTGACCGGAGCACAACGCAACGCCTCCAAAGTTGATTAAGGCGGGCAGAGGGTTAACGGAGCGCTAACGGATCGCGGCTAATTTGATCTTTAGTTCCCTGGAGACGCGAAACCCGCTTGGCCGGATTGCGCGGGGCCAGGTCTGTGTCGAGTGTCGGGCGTATCGTGTCATCTTCGGATTTCAGGCAAATCGCTATCCGGACCGAAGCGGGAAAAGCCGAAAGGCTGTTCCGCGCCGCCGTGTCGGCCTTCTGCTCGCTGACGCGGCCCTCGCGCCGCGAGATCGCCCAACTCGAGGATCTGACGCTGCCGCTGTTCGACGAGGTGTCGGTCGAGTCGCGCCGCTATGTCGCCGCCGCTCTTTCCGAATGCGAGTATGCGCCGGCCGCGCTTGTGCGACGGCTGGCGGAGGAGCCGGTCGAGATCGCGGCACCGCTGCTCACCCGCTCGAACGCGCTGAGCGACATCGACCTCATCGCGCTGATCGGCCGCCATGGCCTGCCGCACGCACGCGCGATCGCCCGCCGCAAAGAGCTCAATGCGACCATCGCCCACCTCATCCGCGCGCTGGAGAAGCCGACGCTGGTCAAGACCCGGCCACCGGAGACGGTGACGAAGCTCGCGCCGGTGAAACCGGCGCCCGCCGAGGCCGGCGAGGACAAGCGACCGCTCCCAGGCGAAGCCGAGGACAATGCGCGGCGCCGCCTGCGCTCGATGATGCGCCCCGCCGGCGAAGGTGTCGCCGTCAACCCCGTTGAGCCAACCTACGCGAAGCTGCGCGAGACGGCGCTGACCGGCAATGCTGCCTTCTTCCAGACAGCGCTTGCCGATGCGCTCGACATCGATTTTACCACGGCTCGCTTGGTGACCGGGCAGTCGAGCTACACGGCGCTGCTATCGGCGCTCAAGGCGCTCGACCTCAGTGAGGACAGAGCCTTCCTGATCGCGGTCGCGGTCTATCCCGGTGAGTTCCCGCATCCGCAGGCGATCCGTCTGTTCCTCGACCGCTACCGGCTGCTGCATCGCGAAGCGGCGCTCGACAAGGTACGGGCCTGGAAAACCGAAACGCCGTCGCGAGCGATCCGCGGCAACGCCGTCGAGACGGCAGGCGCCGAGCACCAGGCGTCGAACAGCGACGGCACGGCCGCTAGCCTGAAGGCGTCCTAGCCGTCCAGCGCTGGGCCTGCTTTGCATCGTCGAAGAGGCAGGATTTTCGCGAGGCGAAGATCCCCTCGCCCGCCGTTCGCGATTTTTCGGGAATAGAGCGACGCAGGACCGCGTTGAGGAGATGAAGGGCGATCACCCCTTCAGCAAACAGCGTCGCCTCTTCTGCAAACCTTCCCAGCAACTGAAGGTCGGGCATCGGACGGGACGCTGAACAATCCCCAACACTATGATTGGAGAATCCATGATGCGAACACTTGTGTTCTTTGCCGCGCCATTGCTGTTTGCCGGCTCCGCGTCGGCTTCCGATCACCTTTTCACTGCCGTAGGAGCAGGTGGCTTGACGACATCGAGCCAGCCTTTCCAGAACGGCACAGATAACCCAGGCCGACCAGGCACTTCCGTCTCAGGCGAGGGCAGTCCCCTGTCAGGAGACGAGCATACGGTGCCTGCGACGGAGACGGCGACGGGGGCCACCTCAAAGACCCCACCGTCGGTTGATCAGGGCAAGACGGCGCC
The window above is part of the Mesorhizobium sp. WSM4904 genome. Proteins encoded here:
- a CDS encoding DUF930 domain-containing protein, coding for MKGETEERRWNLACALPASLILHALIAVFLVYSLPRPAQQPDREQPVNVALVPPPEQPKPKPPPAPQPKEPKAEKPPEPKAEKPPEQKVEKPPLPEKQPPKPPAIAVLKPVFQYGDKDAGPRKSLDGGGDRDNTPSPAKDSDSKPPALPKPVENQSAVPAGADQQADPSKADDKPATAETDANPTQSEEKQAAQNADRQQADGQEAGAQTAEKPKPKPANALKFKPAKGSKSRSRSTGTPGSTKAAVAGSPTYSGLPGVRKLYSQGATGDALATSSMTGVPRDQRVANLCGSVLNQELQDASYSPKWLPSIPLKAGNVLSPAETAFSTTTTWYRLSFRCEVDTDATRVLSFNFRVGAEIPAGDWARLRLPSLR
- a CDS encoding trimethylamine methyltransferase family protein, which codes for MIDEAARDLRRERRRGRNGEAGSESGRRPNYRSLKNPFLPQPVFSDDQVAAIHDTALRVLEELGIKVLLPEARGILAKAGALVDEDSQMVRIGRDMVDAALASAPRSIPAYGGDRSRDLALELGTMAFLAGSGAPNVTDLERGRRPGTLAAFEEFMKLLQHFDVLHMLGPCIEPQDVDTRFRHYATGRAQLTLSDKLPFVFARGTPQVEDSFEMVRLARGLSEDEFRSGAYCYTVINTNSPRQLDIPMAQGIIDFAKAGQVSIITPFCLAGAMAPITVAGALTLQHAEALAGLTLAQIVRPGAPVVYGSFSSNVDMKSGAPAFGTPEHIKATLGAGQLARFTGLPWRSGGGSAANISDAQAAHETQFALWGSVLAGATVCIHAAGWLEGGLSVSFEKLITDIEALQTIAELCAKTPGDADAIGFDAIAEVQPGGHFFSAAHTMTRYRTAFYEPLVADWSNFGNWTQSGGKTATERATGIWKRILSDFQPPQSAAATAGVLDEFIARRTEEGGAAPVS
- a CDS encoding penicillin-binding protein 1A translates to MASPSKPRKRRGRIASAALAVDAWLDSSLYEIGFKAREFWEAATIFSRRFRLHGWRRAIIEVLSEGFTMGAGGFVVLLALAMPAFEITAGDWRNQGDFAVTFLDRYGNEIGQRGIIQRDSVPVDEMPDIVIKAVLATEDRRFFDHYGIDVLGLSRAIFENVRANSVVQGGSSITQQLAKNLFLSNERTLERKIKEAFLSLWLEANLSKKEILQLYLDRAYMGGGTFGIEAAADFYFGKSVKDLNLAEAAMLAGLFKAPTKYAPHINLPAARARANVVLSNLVDAGFMTEGQVLQARLHPADVVDRGEKQSPDYFLDWAFDEVKKIAKPGQHSLVAHTTFDANIQKAAEESVEFHLRQFGKEYNVTEGAVVVIETNGAVRAIVGGRDYGASQFNRATKALRQTGSSFKPYVYATAMEHGFTPDSVVSGGPISWGNWSPHNYSGGSAGNVTLLTAIAKSINTVPVRLAKDHLGIAPIKAMAESMGVESPLESHKTMVLGTSLMTVMDQATGYSVFAQNGFVGSRHGITQLVTRTGDVVYDWTKDAPPPHRVLSEQALKYMNTMLAAVPVIGTARRAQLPNIVVAGKTGTTQSYRDAWFVGFTGNYTAAVWLGNDDFTPTNKMTGGSLPAMVWQRLMVYAHQNIDLKPIPGLDHPFVDPEVAAKAEEAAKKEAADAEAQAEAERPPVLSSRTTQTLRDMTKVFQSAPVLDAPTLPETLSAL
- a CDS encoding TetR/AcrR family transcriptional regulator; its protein translation is MIIAAPQAEPTPGNIKVTRWDWINLALQTLISDGIESVRVLTLGQKLGVSRSSFYWYFESRQDLLDQLLKHWHDTNTTAIVERARRPAETIIMGVMNVFECWADERLFDPRLDFAVREWARRSDDVRRMIDQADDERLSAIRDMYRRHGYDDEDAFIRARVLYYMQIGYYVLDLKEPVEARVSHLAAYLRSFTGQEPTEADVAHFMRFIAAR
- a CDS encoding FAD-dependent oxidoreductase, giving the protein MKSHYRAVVIGGGVVGASVLYHLTRFGWNDVALIERAELTAGSTWHAAAGFHALNADPNVAALQDYTIKLYREIEAESGQNAGLHMTGGVNMASDPQRWEWLKSAWAVFQSVGIETARLVTPDEIKEICPIVDVSDVLGGLYDSNEGHLDPYGTTHAYAGAAKKRGADVILRNRVVELKQRAGGGWDVVTEKGTIVAEHVVNAGGLWAKQVGLMAGVDLPVTPMEHHYFVTEDIPEVAALDKELGLAVDLDGFSYLRQERKGVLLGVYEQNPKHWNMDGAPWDYGIELIPEDIDRISPELSKAYQRFPCLAKAGIRKWVNGAFTFTPDGNPLVGPVRGLRNYWVACGVMAGFSQGGGVGKSLAEWMIHGEPQADIFGMDIARYGAFAANREYLRQTTRQFYARRFVMTFPNERLPAGRPLKRPGAYDGMSAAGCEWTASWGLEIPAYFAPMGFREETTLKRSNAFDIVGDEVLQVRRAAGLVDTTAFSRYAVSGPGAEAWLDRLFACKLPKPGRAKLAPMLGSDGRLKGDLTVLNWGGEEYWIMGSYYLREFHMRWFEAHMADGVSVTDISDTVSGFLVTGPNARRIVERTTHQDVSAKTLPFMACGAFDIGMVRARIARLSIAGELGFEINCPAALHATLRETLLAAGEDLGLAEIGYYALNALRLEKSFGIWSREFTQGYTPGQTGLDRFIAFDKGDFIGREAALKERKAGVSQRIVTVEVDAVDADASGFEPVWRKGRRVGFVTSGGYGYTVGKSVALALVDDEFAGEGTELSVHIVGVERPARVIAASPYDPKGEAMRQ
- a CDS encoding DUF1214 domain-containing protein, giving the protein MLRNAFLTLLSLAIAIGLGGGSVWYALNAQDGVGAIRIGRWTAFPDIGTQAADPYSKARIAREGVLALGRAEGLSFVAERDETGEPLKRECAYTIEGGYPTARFWTLYAADQSLGVIDTGKARRAALQSYEVLRQPDNSVVIAVGNRPAPGNWLLTNGFGKMYFVLTFYDTPIASSTGLSDVTLPRILKAGCNA
- a CDS encoding DUF1254 domain-containing protein, translated to MRSLLHALILGLLGAGIVHIVVLFLVPEFSERDAWSRLAMASDLYKMTRLDAEAGGAPVVKSVDPMFYAAACRFDLADGLVRIRAPGDVPFWSASVYDRSGHNIYSFNDHNANGEKLDAVVLTPAQMIDVRRDLPEELQGAIFVEAPIEDGIFVVRAFVPDDSWKPIVSRFLEQSACELQDY
- a CDS encoding NAD(P)H-binding protein; this translates as MRLLIFGASGATGRVLVSAALAEGHLVSAFVRAPGKLAVSHEHLSVIVGDVADRKAVEGAIAGHDAVLSCLGVGVPLRHDGAVIAGIGFIVEAMQRSGPGRLVYLSFLGVRDGRRQLGPLLGGIVAPLVLRHEVADHEAKERLIAQSGLDWTIVRPPRLGNGPATGAFRHGNGIRANSLLPTLARADVAAFMLAQVGDTTYSRKAVALLP